The Pocillopora verrucosa isolate sample1 chromosome 14, ASM3666991v2, whole genome shotgun sequence genome has a segment encoding these proteins:
- the LOC131771135 gene encoding LOW QUALITY PROTEIN: MBT domain-containing protein 1 (The sequence of the model RefSeq protein was modified relative to this genomic sequence to represent the inferred CDS: inserted 4 bases in 4 codons; deleted 11 bases in 9 codons), with the protein MATAETRTEEKVSEEKVSEEKPGSNDTPLPMNSGQLHEKSQQKKMWTWTQKMKNQLVMLLKYDETSVKAPVEQEQPNVKAEVEEERQGEILAFYGEEETRNYDSPDPGPAVXKDEGSTQEKPTTEEVKEEKPKEEIPEEEPLPENMAKCEFCHYIGIRESFFSKSKRFCKMECAKRYSSASNIKQNAKGDKIGTPKKKHRTSDRHHKVSLKLDLLSNLVTVLSDTAKCEFCCYIGVREHFFSKSKRFCKMECAKRYSASNIKKKSKGEKIXTPKKKHRTSERHANNTNAAAAAAAAASATSSSSTAAAAASGVQEMSQDGQQEEAETSGASATPLSREDVGENWQNRSFDWTEYLRKTGAKAAPTHFFEHVSLSPCLKGVHVGMKVEVVNCSMDVVDDTDVAFWVATVIEIXHYRVKLRYEGYEVNPAGDFWFDLRSKNIHPVGWCAKRNKLLIPPPAIREKCANWRDYLFKCLSGAKTFSVEFLQQLQSQSYNRFQKGMKVELAERKNMYSMCVATIVDVIGDRLRMRYDGLDDDVAEDFWCHYQSAEIHPIGWSSLVGHTLQPPIGWKHSLSKWNEFLADDLANSLDAPQEFFVQVSVSKTPTGTAPGVHQFKVGMKFEAIDPFNPSHVCVVTVIKVLRFNYFVLGVDSLATYFVCHANSINVFPCGWAKAHGLQLHPPRDYTQEAFSWPEYLAKTGGIEAPPQLVRQFHLSLLRSKGGANNFKIGTKLEAVDLREPXLICPATVTDLKGPLLRIHFDGWTSPTDQLVDKDSLDIFPVSYCTSVDHTLKPCQPPG; encoded by the exons ATGGCGACAGCTGAGACGCGAACA GAAGAGAAAGTCTCAGAAGAAAAAGTCTCAGAAGAAAAACCAG GGAGCAATGACACACCATTACCAATGAATTCAGGGCAGCTGCACGAGAAGTCCCAGCAGAAGAAAATGTGGACATGGacacaaaagatgaaaaaccaGCTGGTAATGCTGCTCAAGTAT GATGAAACAAGTGTAAAAGCTCCTGTAGAACAAGAACAACCAAATGTCAAG GCAGAAGTTGAGGAAGAGAGGCAGGGAGAAATCCTGGCTTTCTATGGTGAAGAAGAAACCCGTAATTATGACAGCCCAGATCCAGGCCCTGCAG GAAAAGATGAAGGATCCACCCAAGAAAAGCCAACAACTGAGGAG GTTAAGGAAGAGAAACCCAAAGaggaaattccagaggaagAGCCACTCCCCGAAAACATGG CCAAGTGTGAATTCTGCCACTACATTGGAATAAGGGAATCCTTTTTCTCAAAGTCCAAACGCTTTTGT AAAATGGAGTGTGCGAAAAGATACTCATCTGCATCCAATATTAAACAGAACGCAAAAGGAGACAAGATTGGGACtccaaaaaagaaacacagaacTTCAGACAGACACcataaagtttctttaaaactcGATCTTCTTTCTAACCTAGTGACTGTTTTGTCCGATACAGCAAAGTGTGAATTCTGCTGCTACATTGGAGTAAGGGAACAC TTTTTCTCAAAGTCCAAACGATTCTGTAAAATGGAATGTGCAAAA AGATACTCTGCATCGAATATTAAAAAGAAGTCGAAGGGAGAAAAGA GAACTCCGAAAAAGAAGCACAGAACTTCGGAAAGACACGCA AACAATACAAATGCGGCGGcagctgctgctgctgctgcgtCGGCAACATCGTCCAGC TCTACTGCAGCAGCAGCAGCGTCTGGTGTCCAAGAAATGAGTCAAGATGGGCAGCAG GAAGAAGCAGAAACGTCGGGAGCAAGTGCGACCCCTTTGTCTCGAGAAG ATGTTGGTGAAAACTGGCAGAATCGTAGCTTTGACTGGACAGAATACCTCAGAAAAACCGGAGCGAAAGCTGCCCCTACTCATTTTTTTGAGCAT GTAAGTCTGAGTCCTTGTTTGAAAGGCGTACATGTTGGCATGAAAGTGGAAGTCGTAAACTGCAGTATGGATGTCGTAGACGATACAGATGTTGCTTTTTGGGTGGCGACCGTGATTGAAA AGCACTACAGAGTCAAATTACGGTATGAAGGGTACGAGGTAAACCCTGCTGGCGATTTTTGGTTTGATCTGAGGTCAAAGAACATCCATCCAGTGGGTTGGTGCGCCAAGAGAAATAAACTGCTCATACCGCCTCCAG CTATCAGAGAGAAATGCGCCAACTGGAGGGACTACCTCTTCAAATGTCTCTCAGGAGCCAAGACTTTTTCGGTTGAATTTCTTCAACAACTGCAAagccaatcttacaacagatTCCAGAAGGGTATGAAGGTGGAACTGGCCGAA CGTAAGAATATGTACTCCATGTGCGTGGCGACCATAGTTGATGTGATCGGAGACCGCCTGAGGATGCGATATGACGGACTGGATGACGATGTGGCTGAAGACTTCTGGTGCCACTACCAATCGGCTGAGATTCATCCTATTGGCTGGTCATCCTTGGTTGGACATACTTTGCAGCCACCCATTG GCTGGAAACACAGTCTCAGCAAGTGGAATGAATTCCTGGCGGATGATTTGGCAAACTCATTAGATGCACCTCAGGAATTTTTTGTACAGGTAAGCGTCTCAAA gacTCCTACGGGAACAGCCCCTGGCGTTCACCAGTTT AAAGTGGGCATGAAATTCGAGGCTATCGACCCGTTCAACCCGAGTCATGTGTGTGTAGTGACGGTGATCAAGGTGCTGAGGTTCAATTACTTCGTGCTTGGAGTCGATTCCCTGGCCACTTACTTTGTGTGTCACGCGAACTCAATTAACGTGTTCCCCTGCGGATGGGCTAAGGCTCACGGGCTGCAGTTACACCCGCCCAGAG ATTATACCCAAGAGGCTTTTAGCTGGCCTGAATATCTTGCCAAGACGGGTGGCATCGAAGCCCCACCTCAGCTCGTTCGACAG TTTCATCTTTCATTACTAAGGAGCAAAGGGGGTgccaacaattttaaaattggaaCCAAACTTGAAGCAGTGGATCTGCGCGAAC GCCTCATCTGCCCTGCAACAGTAACAGACCTCAAGGGACCCTTGCTGAGAATCCATTTTGACGGCTGGACGAGTCCTACTGATCAGCTGGTGGATAAAGATTCGTTGGATATT TTTCCTGTCAGTTACTGCACCTCTGTTGATCATACCCTAAAACCCTGCCAACCTCCAGGGTGA
- the LOC131771128 gene encoding myotubularin-related protein 2 isoform X1, with the protein MNNIQMKGVSQGKGPEGSSAQHRAHSPNNDPSEDGNSGDRADPSSQGDLKLLDGEKTQANAKEVTYLCPFSGPVRGTLQITNYRLHFKADDDPPFTVEVPLGTIYRVEKIGGTTSRGENAYGLELYCKDMRNLRFAHKQENHSRRIIYDKLMVYAFPATNSKPFFAFSYKERFDINGWDIYDPEKEFQRQNVPNECWQITRINEKYELCDTYPALFAVPASVSDEDLKKVSAFRSRERIPVLSWVHPKNSASITRASQPNAGLVGKTRNKDDEKYFQAILDTNARGHKLIIMDARPKINALANQAKGGGYEMQENYQNTELVFLDIANIHVMRESLRKLKDICYPTIDDVHWLTNLEGTHWLDYIKVILSGAVKIADAVDRCRMSVVVHCSDGWDRTSQLTALAMLLLDPFYRTIEGFEVLIEKEWTSFGHKFQQRYGHGDKNHADDQRSPVFLQFIDCVWQVTKQFPCAFEFNEHFLITVLDHLTSCLFGTFLYNSEYQRVKEDVKVKTVSLWTYINTRLMEFKNPLYAPHLHQHVLFPVASMRRLDLWTRYYIRWNPTMQPQESEEQRSRELHFLCEQLRQKCEELEREILARTSVEVPSTPDAMSVNSNQSQQWAQSSAV; encoded by the exons ATGAACAATATCCAGATGAAAGGAGTTTCACAAGGAAAAGGTCCTGAGGGAAGCTCTGCCCAACACAGAGCACATTCACCTAATAATGATCCCTCTGAAGATGGAAATTCAGGAGATAGA GCTGACCCCAGCTCTCAAGGTGACCTCAAACTGCTTGATGGGGAGAAAACTCAAGCAAATG CAAAAGAAGTTACCTATTTGTGTCCCTTCTCTGGACCAGTACGTGGTACACTTCAGATTACAAATTACAGGCTTCACTTCAAGGCAGATGAT GACCCACCCTTTACAGTAGAAGTACCTCTTGGTACCATTTATCGAGTAGAAAAGATTGGTGGGACCACCAGTAGAGGTGAAAATGCCTATGGTCTGGAACTGTACTGCAAG GACATGAGAAATCTACGTTTTGCACACAAGCAAGAGAATCACTCTAGACGAATAATCTATGACAAGCTTATG GTTTATGCATTTCCTGCAACAAATTCAAAG CCTTTCTTTGCCTTCTCCTACAAAGAAAGATTTGATATCAACGGATGGGATATATACGATCCagaaaaagagtttcaaagacAG AATGTACCCAATGAGTGTTGGCAAATCAcaagaattaatgaaaaatatgaGCTGTGTGATACCTATCCTGCTCTG TTTGCAGTACCTGCTTCTGTGTCAGATGaagatttaaagaaagtttCTGCATTCCGCAGCAGAGAGAGAATTCCA GTACTCTCCTGGGTGCATCCAAAGAACTCTGCTTCTATTACTCGAGCCAGTCAGCCTAACGCTGGTCTTGTTGGAAAAACCAGAAACaaagatgatgaaaaatattttcag GCCATTCTAGATACCAATGCGAGAGGACACAAGCTGATCATCATGGATGCAAGGCCTAAGATAAACGCTCTGGCAAATCAG GCTAAAGGAGGAGGGTACGAAATGCAAGAGAATTACCAGAACACAGAGTTAGTTTTCTTGGATATTGCAAACATTCATGTCATGAGAGAAAG CTTGCGTAAACTTAAAGACATCTGTTATCCTACAATTGACGATGTTCACTGGCTCACAAACCTGGAGGGCACTCATTGGCTGGATTACATCAAG gTCATTCTTTCTGGTGCAGTTAAAATAGCTGATGCCGTGGACAGATGTCGCATGTCAGTTGTTGTGCACTGCAGTGACGGCTGGGATAGAACGTCGCAG CTTACCGCCCTCGCTATGCTTCTTCTTGATCCTTTCTACAGAACCATTGAAGGATTtgag GTTCTGATTGAGAAAGAGTGGACAAGTTTTGGACATAAATTTCAACAG CGTTATGGCCACGGAGACAAGAATCACGCAGATGACCAGCGTTCGCCAGTATTCCTTCAGTTCATAGATTGTGTGTGGCAAGTCACCAAACAG tTTCCCTGTGCTTTCGAGTTCAACGAACATTTCTTGATAACTGTGTTGGATCATCTTACAAG CTGCTTGTTTGGTACTTTCTTGTACAACTCAGAGTACCAAAGAGTTAAAGAG gaCGTGAAAGTTAAGACTGTTTCTCTGTGGACTTACATTAACACACGT CTCATGGAGTTTAAGAATCCCTTGTATGCTCCACATCTTCATCAGCAT GTTTTGTTTCCTGTTGCTAGTATGAGAAGACTGGATCTGTGGACTCGCTATTACATTCGCTGGAATCCCACAATGCAACCGCAG GAATCTGAGGAGCAGAGAAGCCGAGAGTTACATTTCCTCTGTGAGCAG CTTCGCCAGAAGTGCGAGGAACTGGAGCGAGAAATCTTGGCTCGTACATCAGTTGAAGTACCTTCCACTCCTGATGCCATGTCTGTCAATAGCAACCAATCACAGCAGTGGGCCCAGTCCTCGGCGGTCTGA
- the LOC131771128 gene encoding myotubularin-related protein 2 isoform X2, producing MKGVSQGKGPEGSSAQHRAHSPNNDPSEDGNSGDRADPSSQGDLKLLDGEKTQANAKEVTYLCPFSGPVRGTLQITNYRLHFKADDDPPFTVEVPLGTIYRVEKIGGTTSRGENAYGLELYCKDMRNLRFAHKQENHSRRIIYDKLMVYAFPATNSKPFFAFSYKERFDINGWDIYDPEKEFQRQNVPNECWQITRINEKYELCDTYPALFAVPASVSDEDLKKVSAFRSRERIPVLSWVHPKNSASITRASQPNAGLVGKTRNKDDEKYFQAILDTNARGHKLIIMDARPKINALANQAKGGGYEMQENYQNTELVFLDIANIHVMRESLRKLKDICYPTIDDVHWLTNLEGTHWLDYIKVILSGAVKIADAVDRCRMSVVVHCSDGWDRTSQLTALAMLLLDPFYRTIEGFEVLIEKEWTSFGHKFQQRYGHGDKNHADDQRSPVFLQFIDCVWQVTKQFPCAFEFNEHFLITVLDHLTSCLFGTFLYNSEYQRVKEDVKVKTVSLWTYINTRLMEFKNPLYAPHLHQHVLFPVASMRRLDLWTRYYIRWNPTMQPQESEEQRSRELHFLCEQLRQKCEELEREILARTSVEVPSTPDAMSVNSNQSQQWAQSSAV from the exons ATGAAAGGAGTTTCACAAGGAAAAGGTCCTGAGGGAAGCTCTGCCCAACACAGAGCACATTCACCTAATAATGATCCCTCTGAAGATGGAAATTCAGGAGATAGA GCTGACCCCAGCTCTCAAGGTGACCTCAAACTGCTTGATGGGGAGAAAACTCAAGCAAATG CAAAAGAAGTTACCTATTTGTGTCCCTTCTCTGGACCAGTACGTGGTACACTTCAGATTACAAATTACAGGCTTCACTTCAAGGCAGATGAT GACCCACCCTTTACAGTAGAAGTACCTCTTGGTACCATTTATCGAGTAGAAAAGATTGGTGGGACCACCAGTAGAGGTGAAAATGCCTATGGTCTGGAACTGTACTGCAAG GACATGAGAAATCTACGTTTTGCACACAAGCAAGAGAATCACTCTAGACGAATAATCTATGACAAGCTTATG GTTTATGCATTTCCTGCAACAAATTCAAAG CCTTTCTTTGCCTTCTCCTACAAAGAAAGATTTGATATCAACGGATGGGATATATACGATCCagaaaaagagtttcaaagacAG AATGTACCCAATGAGTGTTGGCAAATCAcaagaattaatgaaaaatatgaGCTGTGTGATACCTATCCTGCTCTG TTTGCAGTACCTGCTTCTGTGTCAGATGaagatttaaagaaagtttCTGCATTCCGCAGCAGAGAGAGAATTCCA GTACTCTCCTGGGTGCATCCAAAGAACTCTGCTTCTATTACTCGAGCCAGTCAGCCTAACGCTGGTCTTGTTGGAAAAACCAGAAACaaagatgatgaaaaatattttcag GCCATTCTAGATACCAATGCGAGAGGACACAAGCTGATCATCATGGATGCAAGGCCTAAGATAAACGCTCTGGCAAATCAG GCTAAAGGAGGAGGGTACGAAATGCAAGAGAATTACCAGAACACAGAGTTAGTTTTCTTGGATATTGCAAACATTCATGTCATGAGAGAAAG CTTGCGTAAACTTAAAGACATCTGTTATCCTACAATTGACGATGTTCACTGGCTCACAAACCTGGAGGGCACTCATTGGCTGGATTACATCAAG gTCATTCTTTCTGGTGCAGTTAAAATAGCTGATGCCGTGGACAGATGTCGCATGTCAGTTGTTGTGCACTGCAGTGACGGCTGGGATAGAACGTCGCAG CTTACCGCCCTCGCTATGCTTCTTCTTGATCCTTTCTACAGAACCATTGAAGGATTtgag GTTCTGATTGAGAAAGAGTGGACAAGTTTTGGACATAAATTTCAACAG CGTTATGGCCACGGAGACAAGAATCACGCAGATGACCAGCGTTCGCCAGTATTCCTTCAGTTCATAGATTGTGTGTGGCAAGTCACCAAACAG tTTCCCTGTGCTTTCGAGTTCAACGAACATTTCTTGATAACTGTGTTGGATCATCTTACAAG CTGCTTGTTTGGTACTTTCTTGTACAACTCAGAGTACCAAAGAGTTAAAGAG gaCGTGAAAGTTAAGACTGTTTCTCTGTGGACTTACATTAACACACGT CTCATGGAGTTTAAGAATCCCTTGTATGCTCCACATCTTCATCAGCAT GTTTTGTTTCCTGTTGCTAGTATGAGAAGACTGGATCTGTGGACTCGCTATTACATTCGCTGGAATCCCACAATGCAACCGCAG GAATCTGAGGAGCAGAGAAGCCGAGAGTTACATTTCCTCTGTGAGCAG CTTCGCCAGAAGTGCGAGGAACTGGAGCGAGAAATCTTGGCTCGTACATCAGTTGAAGTACCTTCCACTCCTGATGCCATGTCTGTCAATAGCAACCAATCACAGCAGTGGGCCCAGTCCTCGGCGGTCTGA
- the LOC131771130 gene encoding kelch-like protein 20 produces MDFDRVLPQESSPQLDDDTVKYEGGSKHGIKALMVMDDLRKRQQLCDVTICVGNKQLRAHRIVLCSLSSYFLAMFTGGMAESYEESVTINEVDGRAAELLIDYAYTGKLDITVDTVQSLLFASSLFQLTAIQKACSDFLLRQLHPSNCLGIRSFADTHFCAGLFEASEKYIHEHFNDVVQNEEFLLLSPNELALLLTCEDLNVNSEEDVYNALIAWARENVEERQSFLAELLGKVRLPSLSPHFLVDQVEKEELIRQDIACRNLLDEAKNFHMLPDRRGKLRGEKSRPRRSTYGSLYSVCGMDSTGHPVKSVEKYDFHSGKVKLVAPVNTARSGVGVAVLDGKMYAVGGHDGTTYLNSVECYDIRTKQWKYVASMAHARRYVAAAALDGLLYAVGGYDGFAVLDSVEVYDPRLDQWKPAANMANPRRHVAVGVLDTKDATRDGSGPGYLYAVGGHDGINYLKTVERYNPETNEWTCVASMGARRGGVGVATLGGCLYATGGYDGASNLSTSERYYPDEDRWAFVAPMSVCRSGHGVGVVNGCLYALGGHDGVSYRNKVEYLNPQVGEWTTVGPMGMSKAVAGVAVVKEY; encoded by the exons ATGGACTTCGACCGCGTTCTTCCTCAAGAAAGCTCTCCACAACTCGACGACGACACGGTCAAGTACGAGGGTGGTAGTAAACATGGAATTAAAGCTCTTATGGTCATGGACGACTTAAGAAAACGCCAACAGCTATGCGATGTAACGATCTGCGTGGGAAACAAACAACTGCGTGCGCATCGCATAGTTTTATGCTCGTTAAGTTCCTATTTCCTTGCCATGTTTACCGGTGGTATGGCCGAAAGCTATGAGGAAAGTGTGACAATTAACGAGGTCGATGGTAGAGCTGCTGAACTCCTCATCGATTATGCGTACACCGGAAAGCTCGATATCACTGTGGACACGGTTCAGTCCCTGCTCTTTGCAAGCTCATTATTTCAACTAACCGCAATTCAGAAAGCTTGTTCAGATTTCTTACTCCGACAACTTCACCCTTCGAATTGTTTAGGGATCCGTTCGTTTGCCGATACACATTTTTGCGCCGGTTTATTTGAAGCATCGGAGAAATACATACACGAACATTTTAACGACGTAGTACAGAACGAAGAATTTCTGCTGCTTTCTCCCAACGAGTTAGCTTTGTTGTTGACTTGTGAAGACCTAAATGTGAATTCTGAGGAGGACGTGTACAACGCGTTAATTGCGTGGGCGAGGGAAAACGTTGAAGAGAGGCAATCATTCTTAGCTGAGCTTCTTGGTAAAGTTCGCCTGCCGTCGCTCTCCCCTCACTTTCTGGTGGATCAAGTGGAAAAAGAAGAGCTTATTCGTCAAGACATCGCTTGCAGGAATCTTTTAGACGAAGCAAAGAATTTTCACATGCTTCCTGATAGGAGAGGCAAGCTCAGAGGTGAAAAATCACGCCCTAGAAGATCTACCTACGGAAGTTTATACAGTGTCTGTGGAATGGACTCTACTGGTCATCCAGTGAAAAGCGTGGAGAAGTATGACTTCCACAGTGGCAAAGTGAAGCTTGTGGCACCCGTCAACACTGCTCGCAGTGGTGTGGGTGTGGCTGTACTTGATGGGAAGATGTATGCTGTAGGAGGTCATGATGGAACAACGTACCTGAATAG TGTTGAATGCTATGATATCAGGACAAAGCAATGGAAGTATGTTGCATCTATGGCACACGCACGTCGTTATGTTGCGGCAGCAGCCTTGGATGGCCTTCTTTATGCTGTTGGTGGCTACGATGGCTTTGCAGTTCTTGACTCTGTTGAAGTGTATGATCCGAGACTGGACCAGTGGAAACCTGCTGCTAATATGGCTAATCCCCGAAGACATGTTGCTGTAGGTGTTTTGGATACAAAGGATGCAACTAGAGATGGTTCTGGACCAG GGTATCTGTATGCTGTTGGTGGTCATGATGGAATCAACTATCTAAAAACAGTAGAGAGGTACAACCCAGAGACGAATGAATGGACTTGTGTGGCATCCATGGGTGCACgaaggggtggggtgggtgtGGCAACTCTTGGAGGATGTCTGTATGCAACTGGGGGTTATGATGGAGCCTCCAACCTGAGTACATCAG AACGCTATTACCCAGATGAAGATAGATGGGCATTTGTGGCTCCTATGAGTGTATGTCGCAGTGGACATGGTGTAGGAGTTGTCAATGGTTGTTTGTATGCTCTGGGTGGTCATGACGGAGTGTCATACCGAAATAAAGTAGAATACCTCAATCCTCAAGTTGGTGAATGGACAACTGTTGGCCCAATGGGAATGAGCAAAGCTGTTGCTGGAGTCGCTGTTGTGAAAGAATATTAG